AAGACATGAacatgaaaaatgagaaatgaaggtCATGGAGGGAGTTAGAGAGCAAACAATCATAAGTAAGAaggtttgaaactttgttttcaAGTTTAAAAGGAAATTAGAACTCAAACTAATGCATCACCATCATCCATGACCTTGAGCTAAATTATTAGTAGTTTCTCATGAGTTTGTTTTGGTGATTTCTTGTTATAGTTTCAAATCTTAATTGAAAAATCCAACAATTTGAATGGTTAGTGAATAAGATTTGAAATAAGGAAGATACGTCCATTTGAAGTGAGTTACATAGAGAGGAGAAGTCTAATTTAGAATGTACAAGTTAAGTCCTAGATTATTTTGGCCATTTGGAACTCGAGGGAATGGAAggaggaaaatggtagaaactcAATTCAAGAGTTAACATGCATATCAAACTAAGCAACATGATTTCGAACTCAAGAGAGAGTAAGTAAGAAGGACAAAGGCTAAATTTGAAATACTCAATCAATTCAAACTTAGGGTTTTCCAATTTCAAACTCAACATAATAAGGTCTCTAAAGTCACATATCAATTCAAAATCTATTTCTAATTTACCCTAGATTTTGAACTTAAGGATTGTTTTTGTATTTCAAGCttcaaatcaatttaaaatgagTTCTAAACTTTCCAAGCCAATTCAAAATATGCAAGGGACATTTAGAActtataaatgtttttatttttgtgataattattatataaaaatggcCAATGAGAGCATGTCAAATGTTAGGATTATGTGAATGCTTTTGGGAACCTCAGATCACTTTGTTCCCTAGCATtggatctcatagggtgcataCCATCTATCCCTTGGATCTCTAAATCTAACACAATGGAgaataatgacaataaaaaaagttatattaaaACTTGGTTCTAGAGATATAGTTACATAACTATAATCttgatgttcccaaatcaaaccCAATCTGAAAAATATGTCGTGGACATCATAGAACTTGTTTACCCAAATGTCTTCCACCTGATCTCTCTCTTCATGGATCCTAGCATCAAATAAGTGTGggcttctcttcttcttttgagGGTGGCTagcatttctctttctttttctttgaaagacaatgaacaaaatgaaaaaaaatttgaacccTAAACCCTTAAAGGGGTTTGTATAGGGTTCCCtataggcttaagtgacttgagcccaaattgggcttgggtcacttatatcctaattgattaattggctttAATGctctccaattaattaattagttcaaACCACTAATTTAGAAAGGTCATTTATAAGATCCAAGACAACCTTGTGGTTTTATAAAAGCACCCTTGTGCACACTTTTAAACTACAAACCTAAATCcattaaataaagaaagttaACTACATTCCAATATCTTATGAAATAACAACAAACCAGGGCTCAAGTCgatgacctactattcattacATGTAGACTCCCCATAAACTGGTGTCCATAATTTaataaggtagtgctatcaaccCATCAAAATTACCTcttcaatccttgagttacaaatccttatattatgtgatcaactgacatacctCGTAaagagcatatgttaaattacacttaaggaattattgtagccacatatttcatgatcatattTCCTTTAGATTACTCAagaggacacattgtctcaatgtCATAAGATATCATGATTCTTcaattgagaatacctattaccacaaccttcatcaatagtgacctaatttGTAAGGAATATATAACCACTTTAGGTTCTCACCAATAGGTTAAAACCTCTTAATGATTTTAGGACAAActcaatatcttctcaaggttgagaatccaTGCAATATAATAGCTTGGTAAATCATGAAATCCTAATAGCCTCACGTCATGATCCACTGTAGGTTCtattcaatgtgtaaccatacacactagtacactcaccatgggaattTCATCCCGATGGTCAAAATAAGttatcccttcaattaggaggttGGTGCATTATAGTCTCCATTAGATTGCCCGAATTTATGAACTAACTATGAACAATTTATCATCTTACAAGGAGTCCATGACTTATATTTTCTATACAACTTTTAATACACCCAAATTATGTATAATACAAGTGATATGAgtttgaatgctcaaatcaatattaATGCAAAAGCAAATAGCAAGTAGAAGGCCAAGTTTAAtcttgttacatcatgtcttacttttaagggctctatcccaACAAATGCTATAGAAACTcaatttttgtaagttttttaaattgaatGATGACAAAGACATATtgggtttgttttctttatgcTTTTAAATTGAGACGTgatattcaatttcttttgattttcaatacATGCCTTTTTGCTATATTATAGATTATATGAGTGATAACACTCCCATAAGAAGCTAAAAAGCCTTATTGGGGTATGCATAATGAAGACTTAAAGCTAGAAACTAGTATGAACAATGGGTAGGAAAAATTAACAATGAGTTTGATGAATggtttaaaataacaataatggGATTGATATTCTCTCTATGTTAGTTTGAATTAGTAAATAGTACAGTTGCATTCTATTACATACTAGTGATTCTTAATTACTTTAATTGCTAGTTATCATAGTCTTTCCTATCATTATTTATCTAAGACAAATCTGTAAGAAATAGTAAGGATTAAAATGTTGGCTAAAATGTTGATACTTTAACCTatattgaatttcatttatttgatggTAATTaggaatcaaaattaaaagggaaaaaattagGTTTAGATGCAATTCTAAGTTATAAATCTCGGCTTGATCTTGGTTAACtaagtgattcgtgcccaattggtgtctcagctgattcgtgtgcagctggtgctccttgattgagggattaatcaacaaaatttattacctataacaccatacactagggtagcaaagaaaaagctactatagtatagtggctctagggtcgttcactgggaatgattaacaagcaatcaatgataccaattccaagtgaattggtcttgtttcatttcaaggttagcttaagaagtaaaacacaaactttgattggtaaaggtttagacttaaactaactaacataacagaagtttggaataatttaggaagaaaagcattccttggagatttaggttcactggggtggttcctcatgcaaaagacacggctctggtcagatggttcatttcctcgcattagagattcaacatatagtcaattctctaaccggtgatgtacagagactccttcaattagatttcactttaattctctcactgatgcactttgcaatggtttaagcctctcactaagccttaaccattcaaggtgatctttaaccttggattacccgtcaaaagctcgcaagagataactaatggatgtctcctaggagtccaaaagcttaccaagtgttggctattctagaaaatcctaccttgaagtcacctaccagaggctcgcaaggggtaaactagtgcatttccatggttggaaatcacttgccttaccaagtgttggcccaggtgactctaaggtgttttaagttaactaaaaacatagaaatcactaaaggatttcacttcctcttcattactagctaaaaccacagagttttgcattcttgcacttggaaccttccccggcaaccttagctccaaggaattagaggtttagttactcattctctggggaaaactcctcagagaattcataacttagaaataaaataaaaatacaaagtgagaaggtaaggcagtagaaagaaaatagactttacttgctttcccaaacgtttacagaaggaactcctctctgagaacaggctcccgagaggtatatatatgaacataatataaaactaattattacattgatatttagtctttttactaacttaaaaactaaggaatcatgtaattggtggtttacaaggagtattttgggatttagacaacaaaaatctaatggaaaatatctcccaatgtcggtagcaaatatcgggaggcttcaggaaccatttcgcaggagaaaaatggtgtctgcgaaatttcgcagacactcaagagggctgcgaaataatttcgcaacaccaagctatcttcacagggatgcgaagttggcttccaccttgaggttcccagcttccttctcgcggcataaattgggcatcgtcagaaggagatacaccctactgtacaaaaaggctgcgaaatcacttcgcaacaaaagggtgatttcgcaacactttgcaaaatgcttccttcagctcggagtgattggcttgtaatggctgcaacttcttcgtttcaactccgaattgctcaccgtttgaagcattggattgttgacttcctgagctttgaaatggtatatagcatgcatcatttggacttcagaaagtgctccaaaagtggctgctaccactgtcatcaagaatatgctttatggcagattctctttgctttttctccttgcaatctggattcactcttggcaaatgacttctaagctttgcccaagattcctcatagctctcctcatacttgacttgctttggtgatcaaaatactaacaaaaacaccaaaacttacacaaagtgatcaaaattgctttaaaggatccttaacatgccaattgagttaaaaggcctaaactactactcaaaagtgtttaaaaggattaattataggctatcaaataacactttttgagtagtaatcactaagAATCCTAAAAACCTTATAATCACCATAATTGAGAGACTCGTGTTCGCTCCACTTTTTATTCTCACGGTTGGATTATGGAAACCTCAAACTTCAGCCAAATGAATTAGAAACCAATATCTTCttagttatttaattagttttctTTAGTTAGTTCCAATTCATAAAAACCAATTCATGCATtgttttcactttaggatttaggCAAAGCAATAACCATGGattagtattgacaatttttatAGGCTTCAGGGCAATACTTGGAATATACTACAATAGCCATGGcaattctttctattttttttcttggtcaAGGATACTATGTGTCTAAGCTATAGtgttttggtacaatagagaattGCGATGAAGAACCatcttttcttttgcttctaATAGTGTAAATTATTGTGGCTTTCTAGGCCATGCTGTTCCCCATTAGCACCTCCTTCCATCAACTTCTTtgcaatcataaaaaaaatgttgctttgggatcatatgaaaaaaaaaaaattgaatctagAATCCATTCTTCTATGTACATTGTTTTCTATAGAAATAGATAAAACATATATGCTTTCATATCCATTTTGATGCCTTTGCTGCATCAccataattattttctttctctttaagctttttcttcctctttggGCAATCTTTTGTGAAATAGTTtctttacatatatacataatTAGAACGTGACTTGTTCTTGTCTTTTGATTATCTTATTTCCAGTATTCCACAAGCAACAAAACACCATCcattattttcttccttggaATATATGTGatctttttcttcaattcttttaaattaaaggAAGCTTTCACCTCTTCTAATGTTGATATctctcttttaaaaatcattatttcaaCAAGATTCTCATAGGAACTAGGAAGTACATGAAGTAGTAGAACAACTTGGTtatcatcttcaatttttttattaacactTTCAAATCAAGAATGACcttcatgtagatattgtttgctcTAGGTTCAAAGGGCTCTtatggctttaaaacgcgtctataAGGTTAAGAGgagcttatatatatattcaataactTTCTCTCATATCTGATATGAAATATTGCAAATACTCATACAAACACAATGTCCTTATTGTGCCCCACAGGGTTATAAGACCAAACAGAAAGACACCCCTTACAAGGCCAAATAAACCCCCACATCTAGTCAATGATCaattttgataccatttgtaatgactcaAACCCAATCATATAGATCTTGTGATCCACTCTAGTTCCAAAGGgtcctcacaactttaaaacacatctacaaggttaagagaaactcatacatatatagcCTTAGTAACTTTCTCCCATATCTAATGTGGGGTATCACACTTAGTGCTTCACATGTTCACTAAATCTctaattcttttaaatttggaaggaaaaaccacaaacaatttaaaaaagttaacgAGAGCAGTTAGCCACGATAACTAAAATATGAGAACAAAGGAGTAACTATACAAATGGGAATGAAAATCAGCAAGTGTAGAATGATGTCCTAACTTAATCCGTGATTTTTACATCAtgtaatatataatataacCGCTAGAATTCATATGTTTTAAGATATCATTTTGGATGGTTTTCATACTCTTAATGTATAATTGATCTAGGAATACATAAAGGtgctatcaaagaaaaaaagtacCAATTTTCATTATGATTGTGgaaattaagggaaaaaaacacTATTGAACCAAAGATTTACCAAGTTCTAAAAGATTATTTATTATCCTTTAATAATTAGCTGTGGctatagaataaaatatttaatctaaTCTTTAAATGTGCAACAATTCATCCTCAACTTTATATTTAGACAAAcagacaaaaaaacaaaacatttggTAGACATGAagtgtgatgtcccacatcggataggggagaatgttcttgacgctatatatgtaaagactcctcttaaccaagtagacgcgttttaaagctgtgagggcccccttgggccTAAAGCGAACAATATCttcatggttgggtgcgggtcattacaaatggtatcagagccgatccctaACCCTGGTGTGGAGGTTTGTATGGCctcgtaaggggtgtttgtctgtttgaccccacaatcccatgggacacaacgaggacgttgtgtctgcatgggggggtgtttgtgatgtcccacatcagataggggagaatgtttcTAGCGTTATATATGTAAAGACTcatcttaaccaagtagacgcgttttaaagccgtgagagCCCCCTTGGGCctaaagcggacaatatctacatggttgggtgcagGTCATTACATGAAGCATCCCAACCCTTGCAATGGAGAATTGGCATCAATTGAATGACAAAAAAGCAAAATATTTGGCATACATGAAGTATCCAAACCCTTGCAATGGAGAATTGGCATCAATTGAATGGCAAAAATGCAAACTATTTGGTTGACATGAAGCATCCAAACCCTTGCAATGGAGAGTTGACATCAATTGAATGACATTAATAGAATCTGAGAAATAAACCCAATAGAGAATAATATAGTTCATTATTCTTATAAAAACTATACTAAAGACATAATTAGCATTACTTATTTCAAAgcaaaattatcaatttaacATGTAATCCATAAAGACACCTAACAAAGAGATTAAGGAATCTCACCTAGAATTGCCTCTTTTACTTTGGCCTTTTGGATCATCTCAAAAGTAAATTTGGAGGTGTCATACTAGAACCAACAACCAAAGCTTTTATTACATCATCATATGATGAGCTTGGTAGGCATATATACTTCTTATACATAAAGCTTCATGTATTCATCCATTCGCTTGTAATTAACTTCCGGATAGAGCTTTGTAGCTTCTCCCCCTTCTCCGATTTCAAAGTTTGTTAAACAACCCTCGTAGTAAATGTGATAGAAATGTCCTACCCCAACTTGGCTTGCATAGTCCATACCTACAACATACCATGCATATATGGAAAGAATAAAAACAAGTACTAAACTAAAAGTGAACAAATAAATACTTGTAGATGAATGAATGTAATGTAAAGTTAGAAGTTTTTATTTCTCAGTTATAACCTTTCATAGAGGCTAGAAAGTCTTCTTTGGAGATGCTAGACTTGTCTAATGTCTTCCCTGTGAGCTTTTCCCACATCTCAACTATTTGCCTTTGGGAGAGAATGTTCTCTGGTGGTCTGATGTAAACTGTCTTGTTCAATGTACGAGGATCATCTATTGTTTTGATTGCGTATGTTGCAACATCATCTTCATCCACGAAAACCGCTGTATAATACCCCGTAAAACCGGTTCATATACACACAATCGTATTGCAAATAATTAAGTTGTatcacaaaattttataattaattgtaAGTACCTTTGACATTGCCATCTCCATATAGACAAACCTTTTCCTTTGGAGGGGTGAGGGCAGCCATTTGAGAGAGGTTAGGAACAAAGTAGCCTGCAAAGCAGTTGGCAGAAACATAAGTGTGGGGAATTTTGGCTTCTTCTATGGCCTTCCTCACAATCATCTTCTCATCAAATGACACTCTTCCTGGTTCAAGTGCATCTCCCATTCTGGATGGGTCCATTCCAAACTCTGAAGGCAAGAATCGCTACCAAATTTTTTTGCTCAAAATTAGTATCAATCTTAGAGTTTGATATTGATAGAATTTATAATGCAGGCCCATCAAAAGAGTGGGGAAATTACTAAGAGTCAAAAGCCAAAGGTGTCACATGCTAGGGGGGGCATGGGTGGCCTAGTAtggaataaagaaagaaaaaagtaaataagAGGGACACTGAGATTGTCTGTGGACCAGACCCTATGCTCCATCACTCCTTTGGACACTTTTTGCATAGGACAAAATATATTGTCTGATAATTCAAGATATTGAAATACCATTCGAGTTAGAATtcagagaaaaataatattttaatccaatagaaatattatttttgctaCTTAATAATCtatgtatttaaaattaattcatttatacCTTCAAGACATAAAAATATtgagattaaataaataaatagagtaTTTTATATGCTAATTATGACTTTAGGAATAGAGTTTGActttatttggatttatttattaGGTTTACCTAAAGTAATGAGATTCGGTGGTCCACTAAttataaatatagaataaaacaaaataataaccaATACGGAAtgtcttttagtttaattagtattataacTTAGATTTTTTAGCAACTTGGGCAAATTAATTAGGTTGATCGGTAAGTTGTGTcaaatctaaattaaaaaattatacagaATGACTTAAAGTACTTAATTTAAGTCCAActcaacttattttttttaagatcaaATTGAATTTGAGTTGGTTGGCTTATATTTGAGTTGATGgaattatatcatttaaaatatatctataatgttttatatatatatttatactaaaatttaaataataaataaaataacatatcaagatagtaaaaataaatttatatatctttctaaaataaatatataatatagttatagtttgatattttttttgaaaaaaaaatcatctaagAAAA
This DNA window, taken from Vitis vinifera cultivar Pinot Noir 40024 chromosome 2, ASM3070453v1, encodes the following:
- the LOC100248319 gene encoding isoflavone reductase homolog produces the protein MEKSKVLVVGGTGYIGRRMVKASLAQGHPTFVLQRPEIGMDIDKLQMLLSFKAKGATLVEGSVADHKSLVEAVKKVDVVICTMSGVHFRSHNLLLQLKLVDAIKEAGNIKRFLPSEFGMDPSRMGDALEPGRVSFDEKMIVRKAIEEAKIPHTYVSANCFAGYFVPNLSQMAALTPPKEKVCLYGDGNVKAVFVDEDDVATYAIKTIDDPRTLNKTVYIRPPENILSQRQIVEMWEKLTGKTLDKSSISKEDFLASMKGMDYASQVGVGHFYHIYYEGCLTNFEIGEGGEATKLYPEVNYKRMDEYMKLYV